TTTCAGTTTAATTTATCATGATTGATGTCATGTTTCTACTAATTAGCTCTGGTTTGGCCAGagattttggaagtctttttcaaaaaaaaaaaaaaaaaccaattgaTAACAGTGTTCGTCCATGAAATTCGATTAAATTTTGAAAAACTTTGAAGAAAAATTTTGAAGTTCCAAAAACCGGTTTTTGGGTGAAATTTTTCTTCCACTCATAAAACTTCATTTTTATTCCAAGTAAAATGCAtttccaaacacaacttcaagtttcaaaaattatttttcaactcAATTTCAAAAATTCTGTTTTTCAAGTTtcacaaaatctatggccaaGCACTATCTTAAAAATATGTTGCAATATAGAAATGATTGTTTTGGTCGTTgaatttttcatttgaaaacagaAAATTGAATTGACCATAAAACTTATAAATGAAAATTAAAATCAatcataatattttgaaaaaaacaaataattggattgttttttaattaaaaccgAAAAATGCACATATTGAGTCAAGTCTTAAAAACCACAATGTGACAGTATAATTGGAGTAATAGCATTCTGACAAATCGTAGCTGAAGTAGGGACAACGACAGTGACTAGCAATTCTTTATTTGTGTCAGGCACAAAGAAGAGAACATGTAGAGGAACAGTACCAGATAGTACTCTAACTGAGACTGCTTTTCTGGTATTCTTCAGTTTGCACTGAACTTACCATATGATTGTTACTACAATTTTCAACTCCCTGCTAACAAAGGATAGACATGTAGCAAGTGATATATGTCACATCATTAACGTCTGTTAACAAATGATGATATCCCgtgatatttttttttgtgaaatataTATGAAATAAGTAGCAATCTTAATTTCATTTTGTCAATCATCTTAACAGAATTTATAAAGTTTTTTCATATTGAAGTATGTATAAGTTAATTTCTTTGTTCTTCTCAATTTTGTTCTTCCTTTTAAAACTGAGCTTCACTGCAAGTACAGAAATTTTGAAGCCCTTGTTTTACATGTGGGACAAGTGATCATGAAGATAACATGCAAACGACAGAAATTCGTCATGCTTAGCGGCTCGAACTGTTCTTTTTCTAATTTAATGCGTGGCAAGAACcatgtttttatttatttttgtatttcttaCTCAACTTGATACATATCCATTTTAAACTTGCCAACATTTATTGCCGTTACAACTAATCCGATAACATTTGATTCATAGTGTGAGCCTTGTACTAGCCTCTTAACCATCGATATCATATCTTAGACGAGATACACGTGGTTAATACCATGTTTTGACATCTCAAGTGGTCCAAAAGTACTTTGAGATTTCCACCTAATCATGACATAATTACACACAAATATTGGGGGAATAACAGGGTCCACGGCATATTACGTTGAGTCCCCACAAACCAATATGAAATTGAAAAAGTGAAAGAAACAATTCAGCTTGAAGCCTTGGATGAAGCAACCGCTAAAATCCATACAGACAACGAACGTAGTTTCATAGGGAAAAAAACACGATAAAAGATTAGTAAGCTCACCAACCTTATCTCACAGAGTCATATGCTAACAGTGTTCATCAGTATTACTACAATTTTATACAAATTCAATATCACAAAGTAATAAATAGCAGCAGTAAGATAACTAGAAGTGTAAAAagacaaaccaaaaaaaaaaaaaaaaaaaaaggaaaaaagaaagtggtaggagttttttttttttttttttttgggacataaTATTGGTTACTCTGTTGAATGCAACTTAGGGGATTAGAAAATCTATACACATGACAATTTAATTCCACACCATAATAGCTACTACTACTGAAGCTCTATGTCTGTTCTTATTCTTCTGTTATTTTTGTTGTTGCTTATTTTACCTTCTTTTCTGCCAAGAATTTCAATAACTCCAAAGGCAATCAAGATCCTGTTGAACCACAGATGATGTAATTTCAGTGTTCATATCAGTGCTTAGACCTGTTTCTTGTGATACACTGAccatttctttctcctttttgaAACTCTGCTGCATGTTCTGCCCATAATTCTCAACCAAATTCCTAAGAATAGCAGGATCTTGTACAGAAAATGAACTTGGCTGAGGAAAATTGTGTTGAATAGGGGCTGTTTGGTTCCAGGAAAATGTATTTGGGACAGAATTTCTTGGGAAAATATCCATGGGATTTGGCAGAACAGGAAAATTTGGAGAAGTGTTGAAAGAATTGATCATGTTTTCTTGGTTCTTTTGAGCATTAAGAAAATTGGAGAAGCAGTGCACGTGACTGGGTGGTGAATCTGTCAATGGTGGCAGAAGGGAATTGCTCATTTCATCTTCATCAGAATTCCCTCTCATAAGCCCTGAAATGTGAATTTTCTTTCCACCAGTTGTCTTTTGAAATACTCTGCTGATCACCCAATCATTCTGCAACAGCCAAAAACAAAAACAACGAAGAATTTAGGATTCTTGAAATGAAACAGGGAAAAAAAACAGAGGATATCAGAAAAAAAATGCATAAAGTCAGTACCTTTATTGTCTTGGGAAGATTGTAAACTGATAATCTTCCTTCTAATCTGTATTCATGAGTCACCCAATTTGTTTTTTCACCTCTGGGAGCTCTTCCTTTGTAGAAAACTAGAGTTTTCTTCATACCAACAAGTGATTTTCCTCTGAAAATCTCCTTATCTTTTCCAGTGGCTTTCCAATAACCTGCAGCAGTTGCCCTGTTTGTCCTCAAACCAGTCGGGTACTTCCTGTCTCTCACACAAAAAAAGTACCATTCTTTTTCCCCAATTTTTGCCTTCCCTACATTTACAAGCCACAAACACAAAAACAAAATCAGGAACGTATACCACGttatgaaacaaaaaaaaaaaaatcggtatCTTTACACAAATAGCTGTCCGTATTCATATTTGTTTTTCCTAGCCAGTATATATAATAAATTATACACTGACTATTTTCAGTTTAAGCTATTGACTGGACGGCTATTTAGGTTAATTTTACATCGTAATTATAAAAGCAAAAAAGGGAGATCAACTTACATGGAAGCTGCCAGGGTTCAATTTTGTTCATGTCAACTTCTCCAATAGCAATAGCAGAGAAATTGGTATCAACAACTTTTTTAGACAAATAATGAGTAATCAACTCTTCATCAGTAGGATGAAAGCGAAATCCAGGAGGAAGTTCCATCTGTTGCTGTTGATCATCCTCCTTAACAGCTTCAGAAAAATTCTCCATCATCATCAGAACCTAAACCCCTACACACCCTTTTGTAAAATTTGTGTTTTTTTCACAATCTGATTGATAATTTATGAGTACCAAATAGGTTCTTGCCAAACAGTTCAAAAAAGCAACAATTAAGAATACTCCTATATATCAAGATTCAAGACTAATGAAATTTTAGAAAAACGTATCTTGGCCTTTCAGAATTGGGAAAAAAAGTAAATGAAAAGTGGGAAAATAATGAGAAAGTTAGAAAGAGAAGTCATGGAAATGATTTTAGAGATTGAAAAAAAGGCAGAGAAATGAACTTCAGAAGGCCATAAATACTGGTCTTTGGGGGGAGAAATAGAAACGTGAGCTCTAAGGAACTTTTGTTTTTGGCCCTTCTCTTATGCCTTCTCATATAAACCTCTATACACCCCTTTTTATATTGGACTAAATACACTTCATCCCCTTAAAGATAGCATGTAATTCTGTCAAATTTCATTTGTCATATAGTGCTTATTTTTaactaaatttttttttattggatcATATAATTTAATAGTTGGAATTTCTGTTATATAAATTGTAATAGTAATAGTTGAAGAAGTTTTCAATTTTTGTTGCTTTCATGGTTGTTTCAACTGTATACCGGAACTATGTATCCAAAATGACTTTATTGTACTGTATTTTAAGTATTTTTAATATTAAGTAATTAAAGTTGCTTTCAATATGTATCTTTCTCTTACATTCTTCTGATACAATTCTTGAGTGATTTTCCTAAATTAACCTCCTCTGTTCAAAATTCTTGACTTTTGAGCGTGTGAAAACGGACTACCCTAATGAAATAAAGTACTAAAAATGAACGGATTACAGAGAAGGTTTACACCATCTACCTCAAATTAGCTTAATTCCCATTTTACAAAGTGAAAATTACCTTTATAAGCGTATATTTATTTTCATTTGGGATAAAAATAGTTGGGTTCATACCAGCATTCCACAGAATCTTCATGCTGTTAGTTTCCAGATTAGACACGTTAAATTCACCATATAAAGCAGAAAATTGGCAAAAAGTCTTAAAGGCCTAAGATTCTTAAAGGCCTTTCATACTTTCAAATGATAATGATAAGAGACTTCAATTAAAAAGACTGTTTCTGTATAACGCCGTTAGGCTCACACGTATTATTTACGCTAATTCAATGAATACATAACACGTGTTTTTAATACGGTTATACTTAACCATAGTAAATTAATGTAAGTTTAGTTTAAGCACCGGTGTGAGTACTTTTTTTTGTCAACCGTTTTACTTTTAAACATTTAGGTGTCACTTACTTAATTACATTTCTCAATTAAACAGTGCCTTAGCTTTTAACAAGATTCTGTAGGTAGCCCACTTTGACACTAGAAAAAGGGACTTTAAGAATGTTGTTCTCGTGACCAATTTCTGTTCAGCAGTTTCTGCAACTAATTAGATCTTTAGATATTAGTTGTACTGTAAATGAAGCACTAAAGAGCTAGGGCCCATGAGAAAATACAAATTTATTACTAACATAAAGCCAAAAGTTGTAATGATGAAGATCCTTTTGTGGTATAGGATATGGGTCGTCTAGGAAGTTCACTTAAAAGATTGCTCTTTTGGACTCATCTTCAACTGTCTTTTATGTAGGTATACAAAAAGCTTACTGTTGGCCCTCCTGTCATTCTTTGATATGGTGGGATTCTTTTCaatagtttcaaactttcaagtATAGTCCTCTTGAATGCGCTCTGGTATAATACATTAGGCATGTATAATTTATTAATTGTCACAAGACTGACCATGTTTTAAGAAACACCAGGTagcctattttattttttaataagttAGTTGTTCCACTTCTTATTAACGGTTACATCAAGCTATTTTAAGGTGAAATTGATAATACAAAAACTCTTTTATATGTATAAAGATTAAGCTAGATCTGTTTTTTTCCTGGATTTGGTTGGTCCATCATAGATGTGAATTGAGAGAATTAAAAGCGCTTACTCAGAATCCAAACTGGAAACATATATCAAAGCTAAGAACATAGAAAAAATAACCTCCAATTATTAATATGCGAGTATTATACTTGTACAAATATTTCTAACATGTTTCTTGAGTCAGGGTTATCGTCATTGTCTTTGTGTGTATTGGCTGTAACAGTGTTTGATTAGTTTTAGTCGTGTTTAAACATTCAATCAATAACTAAATTTCAATAAAGTGTTTGTTTTTAgtggaaaaatgttttttttttttttttttgaaaccgTTGGAGTTATTTAAACCAAATGGGAAAAAGAGGAAAAACGAAAATGCTTTCAGATTGAAATCGATTTGTACAATTGTCGTTTGCCATCCATTGTGTGCATGAATTTAATTTAAACAATGCATGAAACATTAATTTGTTACATCAAACTAATTAAGACACCTTATTTTGTTTGGTAATTGAAAATAATATAGTGTGAACACTTTATAATTCATACATGATACACCGTGCTGTCCTAAAAATGGTAGGATTTGCACCTAAAcaaagaagttaatgtgaattcgTTAATATGATAACAGAGATGCATG
The nucleotide sequence above comes from Lycium barbarum isolate Lr01 chromosome 3, ASM1917538v2, whole genome shotgun sequence. Encoded proteins:
- the LOC132632925 gene encoding NAC domain-containing protein 100; protein product: MMMENFSEAVKEDDQQQQMELPPGFRFHPTDEELITHYLSKKVVDTNFSAIAIGEVDMNKIEPWQLPWKAKIGEKEWYFFCVRDRKYPTGLRTNRATAAGYWKATGKDKEIFRGKSLVGMKKTLVFYKGRAPRGEKTNWVTHEYRLEGRLSVYNLPKTIKNDWVISRVFQKTTGGKKIHISGLMRGNSDEDEMSNSLLPPLTDSPPSHVHCFSNFLNAQKNQENMINSFNTSPNFPVLPNPMDIFPRNSVPNTFSWNQTAPIQHNFPQPSSFSVQDPAILRNLVENYGQNMQQSFKKEKEMVSVSQETGLSTDMNTEITSSVVQQDLDCLWSY